The segment CGAACCTCGTGTGGTTTAAATAGGCAAATTTTCCAAAATACTGCGTTGAAAAGCTATGTTATACGTCAGTATTAACCCAGCTTTTCGCCTTGTCTTTTAAAAAATTTGCTCTATTTAAACTCTTCGACCTTCCATTTTAAAAATTATTTGAATTTTCGGTGCGGAGGACGAAGATAGGCTGACGCCTTTCGAGGACGACAAGCCGAAAAGGCATGAAATTTTTAAAATGCAAGGCATACGGAGTTCGATCCTCTGATGCCTATTGGAGGCAGAGTTTATGATAAAAAAAGCAATTTCGTTTTTAATTCTGTTATGTATGCTTATTTCTGTCTTTCCCCTCGGCGTTTTTGCCGAGGAGGACAGAACATTTTTGTTTAACGGCGAACCGTCACAGTTTGACATCGAAGAAAAAGACGGAATTTATATGATTTCGTCAAATTTCGCCGAAACTATGGGCATTGACAAAATAGCATACAATAACGGTGAAAAAACAGTATTTTCAAAAGACAACGTATCGGTTATATGCGAAAATATGAGCAAAACCGTATACATAAACGGCACGGCAAGGGAGATAAGCGGCGCGCCGTATTTAAAAAACGGTGTTCTTTACGTTCCGCTCGACACGGTTGTAAAGGCGCTCGGCTTTCAGATTAAATACGACGACCTTTTAAATACTGCCGATATTTACGTTGCGTCCGAGATAGAAAAAACGGTGAACAATGCCGAGGTTATAGACGGAATGTATCTCTCGGACGAGCTGTTGTCAAACACGTCGTTTGAGGAGGATTTTGTCCTTAAAGGCGGTTGGTCAAACAGAGTGTCCAGCACGGTTATGCAGTCGGCGGACGTTGTTCACTCGGGAAAATTTTCGGGTATGGTAACAAAAAGACCGTCTGGCTGGGCGTCAATAGGTCAGGACGTAACTCAAATTATGAAGGAATACGGAACAGGAAAATACCGTATCCGCGGATTTGTCCGCACGAAGGACGAACCGTGCAATATGACAATTAAAATTCAGGTGCAGACAACTGACAGCCAAAAAATCAATTCAGAGGAAACCGAGGGCGGTGTTTTAATCGTCAATAGCGACGGATGGACGGAATTTGACTATATTGCCGATTTGGAGTGGGATTTATCTGTTTCGCTGGCGACATTTTACTGTGAGGCAACGTCGAACACCGGTAAAACCTGCGAGGTTCAGGATTACTACGTCGACGACTGCTCTCTTACCAAGCTTATGAGTGAGGAGGAGTATTACGCAGTAGTTGAAAACAAGGTTAAAGAAAAAGACGAAGCGGAAGAACTTGAAAATGAGAAAAACGCACGGGCGAACGAAATTTTGGAAAAATACAAAGACGACGCGCTTGATGTTTATTATCCCGCAGAAAGCCGCGAAATTTTGAAAAATCCGTATAAAGGACTTATAATTTATCCCGGCAGACAGCTCTTTGACGAGGAGTCGGCAAAGTGGGGCGGAGGCATAGGCTCGATTTTGTATCACCGATATTCGTGGTGCTATATGGAACCTCAGGAGGGCGTTTACAACTGGGATATTTTAGACAAAAACATTGCTCTTTGCCAAAAATACGGTATGCAGTTAGGTCTCGGCATAGGCTCGACGGTAAACTTTAACTCGACAACAAACTACAATCAGGATACACCCGAATGGGTTTTTGAGGCAGGATGCAAATATATCCTTGAGGACAGGGGAAACGGCTGTGTTTTGAAAATCCCCGACTATGACGACCCGATTTTCCGCGAGAAAATGCAGAATATGATAGATGCGTTTTCCGAGCGTTACAACGACAACGAAACAATCGCATACGTCGATATGCGTAATTACGGCAACTGGGGCGAGTGGCATTTTTATAAATTCCCCATCAGCGATAAACTTGACAAACAGAGAACGAACAAAGAATTTTTTGCGTATGTGGATATGTTTAAGGATATGCGTCTGCCGGCGCTTTCGTTTGTTGCAAAACCTGACGTTACAAAGCACGCGCTCGATACATTCGGCGCAGGCATACGCGGTGACGGTCTGGTGTCGCCCGCGGAAATGGATAAGCACAAAAATATGAACCTTGTCGAGGGCAAGGCAATGGCGGTCGGCGAGTGGTTTGAGCAGTACGCAACGGTGTATCAGCCGGGCGGAAAATACGCGGCATATTTCGATTTTGTGCCCATTCTTTTTGAACGTCAAATCCGCGAGGGACACATTTCATCCATTGCGTTTTTGAACTGGGATGCAAACAACGCGTACAAACTGTGGAAAGATATGTACGACCGCGCGGCGAATTATGTCGGATACTGGTATAAACCTGTAAAAATCGAACATTCAAAGGATATAACAAAGGGTATTTTCAAACTGAAGGTTAAAAACGACGGCGTTGCGCCTCTTTTTGCAGGCTATGAGAAAAAGGCAGTTGTAAAGCTTGCGCTTGCCGACAAAAACAATAAAATTTTAGATACCGTAACGCTTGAGGGAATTGACCCGTTATACTGGAATCCCGGCGAAATGACCGACTGTGTGGGCGAGTATGAATTTAAAAACACCGACGGCGGAGAAAAGCTTCTTTTCGGTGTGTTCACGCGTGAGCAAAACGAAAATCCAAACGTTAAACTCGGCATTAACGCAAAAGTTGTAAACGGCTGGTATGACATCTCGTCAATGTCAAAAAGCGACAGTGCGAACGTTGCACACAACAAGCTGTTTTCGGCGAAAGAGCTTTATGCCGACGAGGGATACGGTTTCCGTCAGCCCGACTATGCGTGCGACAACGATATGTCCACCTACTGGGCTAACAAATGCGCAAACGGAAATTATCTTGAAATTGACTTCGGCGAGGAAAAGAGCGTTTCACAGGTTTCTTTGACATCGGCGGAAAATATTAAGGTTAAATATTCGATAGAACTTTTCCGAAACGGAAAATGGACAGAGGTTTCAAACGGCGTTTCAATTTCGTCCAAAGGCACGAATGTGAAATTCAGGACGGCAAAGGGCGAAAAACTTCGCTTTGTTATAGACGAGGACAAAGACGCAGTTGTGAAAATCTGTGAAATGAAGGTTTGGTAAAATGAGGAGTGATAAGATGAAAAAAACAATTTCAGCGCTTCTTTGCACGGCTGTTTTGGCGCAATGCGGATCAACGGCATTTGCCGCAGCGATAGACACCGTGAAAGAAGATATGGACACGCAGATTATTACGGTTTCGGGTTCAAAGCTTTCAAATAACGACAAAGTGCTTATCGAGGTGTTCAATTTCGATAACGGCACGGTAGATTACGAAAACGGTCTTGAGGGAATTTTTGCGGTGAATACCGATGAAAACGGCAGTTACACTGTAAGCTTTAAACTTCCCAAAACGTCCGCGACGGGCGAAAAGAAAATTTTTGCGCGCCCCGTTGTCGGCAAAAAGAGCGAGGATAAGATTGATTTTTATTCGTCCGAAAGCATTGACACAATTTTGCTTAACTGGAACAGCGCGATACAAAATCAGGATAAAACCTCTATGGAAAAGGTTATAAACGACAAAACCGCGCTTAAAATCATTCTCAATTCAAGCCTTGCGGATACTCTCGCATCGGAGCTTGTGTCCGCTGACAAAACGGTGCTTGCGGAAAAACTTTTAAAACTTCCCGAGGCAACGAGAATCAGTGATTTCGCGCCCGATTTTATCGCACCGTACATAAATTTTGCGATAAACAATCTTTCGGCGGATACGCTTGCAAAGCTGGTTTCGGAGTTTTATGACGAAATCGACGCCGTGAAAGGTGCGGTGTATGAAAACATCATTTCAAAAATGAGTGATGACGAAAAAACCGTGCTTTTCAAAGACTCGGCAAACTTCAGAACGAAAGATATTTCCACTGAAGATTTCGCGTCGGTGATATACAGCCGTGCTGTTTATAATAAGTTTTCGGAAATTACGTATTATGCAGATGTAAAGCCGTTTATCGACCTTTACAACACCGATTATTTTAAAATTGATTTCACCGACTACGACGCGGTGTCAAACAAATATGAGGTTGACTCAAAGGTTTTGGAAAACCGTCACGCATACTCGGATTTTGAAACGTTTAAAACAAAATACGAGGGCTGGGCGAGCGCGCAGAAAACCGCGGAACAGGGAAGCGGAAACGGCGGAGGTTCGTCCCCGTCAAGAGGCAGTTCGTCCTCAAAGGGCGGTTCGTCGGTCGGCTTTGTTCCCACTCCCGTCACCGAGGATATTTCTATAGTAAAAGAAGAAATTTTCAAAGATTTGGAAAACTTTGACTGGGCGAAAGAGCATATTATGGCGCTTTACAACAAGGGCGCTGTGGACGGCACCGAGAAAAATACATTCTCGCCGTCAAATCTTGTAACGCGCGAACAGTTTGTAAAAATGATTTCCGCGCTCACAGCGTTTGACGAAAATTCGCCGAGCGCAGAGTTTTCGGACGTTGCAAAAGGCGAATGGTATGAAAAATACATCAACGGCGCAAAAGCGTCAGGGCTTATATCGGGCAGAGATGACGGCACCTTCGGCGTCGGCGACTGCATTATCCGTCAGGACGCGGCGATTATGTGCCTTAACGCGATAAAGAAAGAACGTCCCGACCTTTTGGAAAATCTCAAAATAGAAAAACTTCCGTTCGGCGACGCAGGCGATATTTCGTCGTATGCGGTATACGCGGTGTCGGCCCTTAACAAGCTCGGCATTTTAAACGGCGACGCGTCGGGCAATTTCAACGCGAACGCAAACGCGACGCGCGCAGAGGCGGCGGTTATGATAAACAAGGTTATGACACTTATCGGCGAGGGGGCGGAAAAATGAGAAAAAACATTTTAAATAAAACAGTTTCGGTGCTTGCTGCATTTGTGATGCTCGTTTCGCCGATTTCGGCATTGGGCGAAACGGACATTTCGGCGGAAAACACAGGCAATACCGAAGTTGCAGAAAGCACTGAAAATACTGAAAATACAGAAGTTCTCGGACATTACGAAATGAACGTTTTAAACAGTCTCGGAATTGTAAATTTCACCGAGGCAAAGCTTACGCAGAACGTTACAAATGAGGAATTTGCGGGCGCGGCGGCGCTGGTCGGCGGTATCGCAAAAGACTACTATCAGGACGGCGTGCTCCAAATTCTTATCGACTGCGGATATATGCCGTCGTCATCGGCGTATCCCGACAGGGATATAACATATGCCCAGGCGGTTAAAAC is part of the Qingrenia yutianensis genome and harbors:
- a CDS encoding stalk domain-containing protein; protein product: MIKKAISFLILLCMLISVFPLGVFAEEDRTFLFNGEPSQFDIEEKDGIYMISSNFAETMGIDKIAYNNGEKTVFSKDNVSVICENMSKTVYINGTAREISGAPYLKNGVLYVPLDTVVKALGFQIKYDDLLNTADIYVASEIEKTVNNAEVIDGMYLSDELLSNTSFEEDFVLKGGWSNRVSSTVMQSADVVHSGKFSGMVTKRPSGWASIGQDVTQIMKEYGTGKYRIRGFVRTKDEPCNMTIKIQVQTTDSQKINSEETEGGVLIVNSDGWTEFDYIADLEWDLSVSLATFYCEATSNTGKTCEVQDYYVDDCSLTKLMSEEEYYAVVENKVKEKDEAEELENEKNARANEILEKYKDDALDVYYPAESREILKNPYKGLIIYPGRQLFDEESAKWGGGIGSILYHRYSWCYMEPQEGVYNWDILDKNIALCQKYGMQLGLGIGSTVNFNSTTNYNQDTPEWVFEAGCKYILEDRGNGCVLKIPDYDDPIFREKMQNMIDAFSERYNDNETIAYVDMRNYGNWGEWHFYKFPISDKLDKQRTNKEFFAYVDMFKDMRLPALSFVAKPDVTKHALDTFGAGIRGDGLVSPAEMDKHKNMNLVEGKAMAVGEWFEQYATVYQPGGKYAAYFDFVPILFERQIREGHISSIAFLNWDANNAYKLWKDMYDRAANYVGYWYKPVKIEHSKDITKGIFKLKVKNDGVAPLFAGYEKKAVVKLALADKNNKILDTVTLEGIDPLYWNPGEMTDCVGEYEFKNTDGGEKLLFGVFTREQNENPNVKLGINAKVVNGWYDISSMSKSDSANVAHNKLFSAKELYADEGYGFRQPDYACDNDMSTYWANKCANGNYLEIDFGEEKSVSQVSLTSAENIKVKYSIELFRNGKWTEVSNGVSISSKGTNVKFRTAKGEKLRFVIDEDKDAVVKICEMKVW
- a CDS encoding S-layer homology domain-containing protein, with the translated sequence MKKTISALLCTAVLAQCGSTAFAAAIDTVKEDMDTQIITVSGSKLSNNDKVLIEVFNFDNGTVDYENGLEGIFAVNTDENGSYTVSFKLPKTSATGEKKIFARPVVGKKSEDKIDFYSSESIDTILLNWNSAIQNQDKTSMEKVINDKTALKIILNSSLADTLASELVSADKTVLAEKLLKLPEATRISDFAPDFIAPYINFAINNLSADTLAKLVSEFYDEIDAVKGAVYENIISKMSDDEKTVLFKDSANFRTKDISTEDFASVIYSRAVYNKFSEITYYADVKPFIDLYNTDYFKIDFTDYDAVSNKYEVDSKVLENRHAYSDFETFKTKYEGWASAQKTAEQGSGNGGGSSPSRGSSSSKGGSSVGFVPTPVTEDISIVKEEIFKDLENFDWAKEHIMALYNKGAVDGTEKNTFSPSNLVTREQFVKMISALTAFDENSPSAEFSDVAKGEWYEKYINGAKASGLISGRDDGTFGVGDCIIRQDAAIMCLNAIKKERPDLLENLKIEKLPFGDAGDISSYAVYAVSALNKLGILNGDASGNFNANANATRAEAAVMINKVMTLIGEGAEK